A window of Sutcliffiella cohnii contains these coding sequences:
- a CDS encoding transcriptional regulator, protein MTEEKIIILILLSPILFIQSIFLFIDAKKRNSYAWFWGLWGLIQFPLPSILYWFFVIRPQNKQQRKGASKWKS, encoded by the coding sequence ATGACAGAAGAAAAAATAATTATCCTAATTCTCTTATCGCCCATTTTATTCATTCAAAGTATTTTTCTTTTCATTGATGCAAAAAAGCGAAATAGTTATGCATGGTTTTGGGGTTTATGGGGATTAATACAGTTTCCACTTCCATCTATTTTATATTGGTTTTTTGTTATAAGACCACAAAATAAACAACAAAGAAAGGGTGCATCTAAATGGAAGAGTTAA
- a CDS encoding PLD nuclease N-terminal domain-containing protein — protein MEELMQINWAIIAPIFVLQLILMVFALISCLRQDETNGPKWLWVLVIIFINILGPILYFVIGKKNN, from the coding sequence ATGGAAGAGTTAATGCAAATCAACTGGGCTATTATTGCTCCTATATTCGTACTACAGCTTATTTTAATGGTTTTTGCACTAATTAGTTGCTTACGTCAAGACGAAACGAACGGGCCAAAATGGTTATGGGTACTAGTTATTATTTTTATCAACATCTTAGGTCCGATTCTTTATTTTGTTATTGGCAAAAAGAATAATTAA